A window of the Erpetoichthys calabaricus chromosome 10, fErpCal1.3, whole genome shotgun sequence genome harbors these coding sequences:
- the znf217 gene encoding zinc finger protein 217 — protein sequence MPTHPLLAYVESPDGLGQDSLSSTSANMPGSGSSMTLHMNVHEKSLPEVEGCMPLDCMFCEKTFKHQEELGSHVLTQHRTTLCEPAVLRVEAELLSARENGNLEVKPSVHDDKDEFSCEVCAMVLEDAAELDAHMRKHKDSFTYSCNVCGRRFKEPWFLKNHMRTHSGKPGSRNKPQPDVELPAFINNVIQDSIISSVSSPYKMCMVCGFLFSSKEILMEHSKVHTRELEPNEEDDRAVEEQLITGQPFSQESFLHFLNLRPHTSEVQHREGKSAKWIVQLDPFNTYQAWQLATKGKVAVGPGQSKEPGQEVYTDNEDSSSDKEELSEIWSAEKSYKPIKEGFSGVGRVKHTSGDALSPELDGKLLHGKDKPTQCSECGKMFRTYHQLVLHSRIHRKERGGAESPTASIDGKPLSISCVESGMDRAEEGSEDGSEEGNHGEAFNSDKSEDGSEKGKGKNFGSSRECSYCGKTFRSNYYLNIHLRTHTGEKPYKCEFCDYAAAQKTSLRYHLERHHKDKQLDNELTSKPLLLSEGPPPSLDKSHLELACTKSSTKILDINHNTKQAKQIWIPSNKVFDKAPHSSLANVADAKKTSTVSPSSCVQWSPQVKEQRSNSFLVPSDATVEHSSQNTGDSTPLKCKNEEPICSEQHPETPLNLSLKVSLNLSSTSIPKSALPVSTCLSCTFKTFHPEVLLMHQKLMHKAKLESINRNKLRATGGAVRQKRFTGCPPALEGKDVSPLPSIYRSYPRRTKSPPCQQPKVQSKPNLPHLSQTTVHLPERETKKMRVNSSSSIRPPRADVKRSPSQHSRDGESQGKRENYLPVRSNFSDCEGRGQWPQSAKNGVTWKSDYLRAGPSSVLGNSACVDFGEPSNKRFKSSGLVNPPQTSSELKNSRIGDNYGRLVVSGRNMQVSPHESLPSKRATSGSPLKTSLASSNVSDQDWNVLSILRSYSPSDLASLYSSNSASTSQVSTAGVEGNRPLQYLHYSSSVLQKRSNPGSVNNTYCAPADKKTV from the exons ATGCCTACCCACCCTTTATTAGCCTATGTAGAAAGCCCTGATGGGCTTGGTCAAGACTCTTTGTCGAGCACAAGTGCTAACATGCCAGGATCTGGCTCCAGTATGACCTTACATATGAATGTTCATGAGAAGAGTCTGCCTGAGGTGGAAGGCTGCATGCCTTTGGATtgtatgttttgtgaaaaaacCTTCAAACATCAGGAGGAGCTAGGCAGTCATGTACTAACGCAACACCGTACAACACTTTGTGAACCTGCTGTCCTGCGAGTGGAGGCAGAGTTACTGAGTGCAAGAGAGAATGGTAACTTAGAAGTCAAGCCATCAGTACATGATGATAAAGATGAGTTCAGCTGTGAGGTGTGTGCCATGGTCCTAGAGGATGCTGCAGAACTGGACGCTCACATGAGAAAGCACAAAGACTCCTTCACATACAGCTGCAATGTGTGTGGCAGACGCTTTAAAGAGCCCTGGTTCCTGAAAAACCACATGAGGACACACTCTGGTAAACCTGGATCTCGTAACAAGCCTCAACCAGATGTGGAGCTTCCTGCATTTATCAACAATGTCATTCAGGACTCCATCATATCAAGTGTGAGTTCTCCCTATAAAATGTGCATGGTTTGTGGGTTTCTGTTTTCCAGTAAGGAGATTTTAATGGAACATAGCAAGGTACACACTAGGGAATTGGAGCCAAATGAAGAGGATGACCGGGCTGTTGAAGAGCAGCTTATCACAGGGCAGCCGTTCTCACAGGAGTCCTTTCTTCATTTCCTTAATTTGCGTCCCCATACTTCAGAAGTACAACACAGAGAAGGAAAATCTGCCAAATGGATTGTGCAGCTTGACCCATTTAATACATACCAAGCCTGGCAGCTTGCAACCAAAGGCAAGGTTGCTGTAGGGCCAGGGCAATCCAAAGAGCCTGGTCAGGAAGTTTACACTGACAATGAAGATTCCTCCTCTGATAAAGAAGAACTGAGCGAAATTTGGTCTGCCGAAAAAAGTTACAAACCAATTAAGGAGGGCTTTTCAGGTGTAGGTAGAGTTAAGCATACTAGCGGAGATGCACTTTCCCCTGAGCTTGATGGAAAGCTGTTGCATGGCAAGGACAAGCCAACTCAATGCAGTGAATGTGGAAAGATGTTTAGAACCTATCACCAACTTGTGCTGCATTCCAGGATACACAGGAAGGAGCGGGGTGGTGCTGAGAGCCCAACTGCCTCAATTGATGGCAAACCTCTGAGCATTAGCTGTGTGGAAAGTGGAATGGACAGAGCTGAGGAGGGTTCAGAAGATGGTTCAGAAGAAGGCAACCATGGTGAAGCATTTAATTCAG ataaaagtgAAGATGGCTCTGAAAAAGGGAAAGGCAAAAACTTTGGTTCTTCACGAGAATGCAGTTACTGCGGAAAAACTTTCCGTTCAAACTATTACCTCAACATTCATCTCAGGACACACACAG gtGAAAAACCTTATAAATGTGAATTTTGCGATTATGCTGCGGCTCAGAAGACATCCCTTCGATACCACTTAGAGCGACATCACAAGGACAAGCAGTTGGATAATGAACTGACTTCTAAGCCTTTGTTACTATCAGAGGGTCCTCCACCATCTTTAGATAAATCTCATCTAGAACTGGCATGCACAAAAAGCAGTACAAAGATTCTTGATATTAACCATAATACGAAACAAGCCAAGCAGATATGGATTCCTTCCAATAAGGTTTTTGATAAAGCTCCTCACAGCAGTCTGGCAAATGTTGCAGATGCCAAAAAAACATCTACTGTTAGTCCTTCCTCCTGTGTTCAATGGAGTCCACAAGTAAAAGAACAAAGGTCAAATTCTTTCCTTGTGCCAAGTGATGCTACTGTAGAACATTCCAGCCAAAATACTGGGGATTCTACaccattaaaatgcaaaaatgaagaaCCCATATGCTCAGAACAACATCCAGAGACTCCGTTAAACCTGTCGTTGAAAGTTTCACTTAATCTTTCCTCTACCTCAATTCCCAAGAGTGCTTTACCTGTGAGTACATGCTTATCTTGCACTTTTAAAACCTTCCATCCAGAGGTTCTCCTAATGCACCAGAAACTGATGCATAAAGCCAAACTTGAAAGTATCAACAGGAACAAACTAAGGGCTACTGGTGGGGCAGTCAGACAAAAAAGATTTACTGGCTGCCCACCTGCCTTGGAAGGAAAAGATGTGTCACCATTGCCTTCCATTTATAGAAGCTATCCCCGCAGGACCAAGTCTCCTCCTTGCCAGCAGCCAAAGGTGCAGAGCAAACCAAATCTACCTCATTTGTCTCAGACTACTGTACATTTGCCTGAAAGAGAGACTAAGAAAATGAGAGTCAACTCTTCCTCAAGTATACGCCCTCCTCGGGCAGATGTAAAAAGAAGTCCTTCTCAGCATTCTCGAGATGGTGAATCTCAAGGGAAAAGGGAGAACTACCTCCCTGTTAGATCAAATTTCTCAGATTGTGAAGGACGTGGTCAGTGGCCTCAAAGTGCTAAAAATGGAGTTACCTGGAAAAGTGACTATCTGAGGGCTGGTCCCTCTAGTGTTCTTGGGAATTCTGCATGTGTGGATTTTGGAGAGCCATCAAATAAAAGATTCAAGAGTTCTGGACTGGTAAATCCTCCACAAACCTCCTCTGAACTTAAAAACTCCAGAATTGGGGATAACTATGGCAGATTGGTAGTATCTGGGAGGAACATGCAAGTATCTCCTCATGAGAGTTTACCTTCAAAAAGGGCTACATCTGGTTCTCCACTGAAGACATCCTTAGCATCTTCTAACGTGAGTGATCAAGACTGGAATGTTCTAAGTATTCTCAGGTCCTACAGTCCTAGTGACCTAGCATCTTTATACAGTTCAAATTCTGCCAGCACAAGCCAAGTCTCCACAGCAGGAGTAGAag